In Corylus avellana chromosome ca2, CavTom2PMs-1.0, the following proteins share a genomic window:
- the LOC132171467 gene encoding LOB domain-containing protein 4, protein MKESGRKQGAPSPCAACKLLRRRCAEDCVFAPYFPADEPQKFANVHKVFGASNVNKMLQELPAHQRGDAVSSMVYEANARVRDPVYGCVGAISSLQQQIDALQTQLALAQAEVVHLRVRHTASFPNHWVRPGSPSSSGSPSSRPMGSSHAKPIFDLDMVVDQPTLGESMWSC, encoded by the exons ATGAAGGAGAGTGGCAGGAAACAAGGTGCTCCTTCACCATGCGCAGCATGCAAGCTTCTGAGGAGGAGATGTGCTGAGGACTGTGTTTTTGCTCCTTATTTTCCAGCTGATGAACCCCAGAAGTTTGCTAACGTGCACAAGGTCTTTGGTGCCAGCAATGTCAACAAAATGTTACAG GAATTGCCAGCGCACCAGCGAGGCGATGCAGTGAGTAGCATGGTTTATGAGGCAAATGCAAGGGTGCGGGACCCGGTGTATGGGTGCGTGGGGGCCATCTCTTCTCTACAGCAACAGATTGATGCCCTCCAGACACAATTGGCGCTGGCTCAGGCTGAGGTGGTGCACCTGCGAGTGAGGCACACCGCATCATTCCCCAACCACTGGGTCCGCCCTGGCAGCCCCAGTAGCAGCGGCTCCCCCTCATCCCGGCCCATGGGCTCTTCACATGCCAAGCCCATTTTTGACTTGGATATGGTGGTGGACCAGCCCACCTTGGGAGAGTCAATGTGGTCATGTTag
- the LOC132172558 gene encoding uncharacterized protein LOC132172558 isoform X1: MEEVEKVLGRNSLEDVSWLCSLSDSELDMLISLKLLLLQHAKASGHGNLAENFDLKMLRALGFILMECLKEKVKNLSLAPDGSAAFMDCCNLLKCNVEKIMSIEELKACIDPNSVKSLAKRQRKGVAPNKRNFLPKKRKVRGISQLQSITKADQVKKKGSARGVH; this comes from the exons ATGGAGGAGGTAGAAAAAGTTCTGGGGAGAAATAGCCTTGAAGATGTGAGTTGGCTTTGTTCCCTTTCAGATTCAGAGCTT GATATGCTGATAAGTTTAAAGCTGCTGCTCCTCCAACATGCAAAAGCAAGTGGCCATGGCAATCTAGCTGAAAATTTTGATCTGAAGATGCTTCGAGCTCTTG GGTTCATTTTAATGGAATGTCTCAAAGAAAAGGTCAAGAATTTATCACTTGCTCCTGACGGGAGTGCTGCATTTATGGATTGTTGCAATTTATTGAAATGTAATGTTGAGAAAATTATGAGCATCGAGGAGTTAAAGGCATGTATTGACCCTAACTCCGTAAAGAGTCTGGCAAAAAG ACAGCGCAAAGGTGTGGCCCCTAATAAGAGGaatttcttaccaaaaaaaagaaaggtcaGAGGAATTAGTCAACTCCAGAGTATCACGAAAGCTGATCAAGTAAAGAAGAAAGGCTCAGCTCGGGGTGTACACTGA
- the LOC132172558 gene encoding uncharacterized protein LOC132172558 isoform X2 — MEEVEKVLGRNSLEDDMLISLKLLLLQHAKASGHGNLAENFDLKMLRALGFILMECLKEKVKNLSLAPDGSAAFMDCCNLLKCNVEKIMSIEELKACIDPNSVKSLAKRQRKGVAPNKRNFLPKKRKVRGISQLQSITKADQVKKKGSARGVH, encoded by the exons ATGGAGGAGGTAGAAAAAGTTCTGGGGAGAAATAGCCTTGAAGAT GATATGCTGATAAGTTTAAAGCTGCTGCTCCTCCAACATGCAAAAGCAAGTGGCCATGGCAATCTAGCTGAAAATTTTGATCTGAAGATGCTTCGAGCTCTTG GGTTCATTTTAATGGAATGTCTCAAAGAAAAGGTCAAGAATTTATCACTTGCTCCTGACGGGAGTGCTGCATTTATGGATTGTTGCAATTTATTGAAATGTAATGTTGAGAAAATTATGAGCATCGAGGAGTTAAAGGCATGTATTGACCCTAACTCCGTAAAGAGTCTGGCAAAAAG ACAGCGCAAAGGTGTGGCCCCTAATAAGAGGaatttcttaccaaaaaaaagaaaggtcaGAGGAATTAGTCAACTCCAGAGTATCACGAAAGCTGATCAAGTAAAGAAGAAAGGCTCAGCTCGGGGTGTACACTGA
- the LOC132172558 gene encoding uncharacterized protein LOC132172558 isoform X3, protein MPYDVQEDMLISLKLLLLQHAKASGHGNLAENFDLKMLRALGFILMECLKEKVKNLSLAPDGSAAFMDCCNLLKCNVEKIMSIEELKACIDPNSVKSLAKRQRKGVAPNKRNFLPKKRKVRGISQLQSITKADQVKKKGSARGVH, encoded by the exons ATGCCATATGATGTACAAGAA GATATGCTGATAAGTTTAAAGCTGCTGCTCCTCCAACATGCAAAAGCAAGTGGCCATGGCAATCTAGCTGAAAATTTTGATCTGAAGATGCTTCGAGCTCTTG GGTTCATTTTAATGGAATGTCTCAAAGAAAAGGTCAAGAATTTATCACTTGCTCCTGACGGGAGTGCTGCATTTATGGATTGTTGCAATTTATTGAAATGTAATGTTGAGAAAATTATGAGCATCGAGGAGTTAAAGGCATGTATTGACCCTAACTCCGTAAAGAGTCTGGCAAAAAG ACAGCGCAAAGGTGTGGCCCCTAATAAGAGGaatttcttaccaaaaaaaagaaaggtcaGAGGAATTAGTCAACTCCAGAGTATCACGAAAGCTGATCAAGTAAAGAAGAAAGGCTCAGCTCGGGGTGTACACTGA